The Intrasporangium calvum DSM 43043 sequence GACGCGCTGCTCACGACTGCCTCGGCCGTCCGGGCCACGGCCACGGCCATGGCTTCGCGCCGGTCGGGGTGGCGTCGGAGCTCGTCGCGGTAGCGGGAGATGAGCAGGAGGGCGTAGTCCGTGCCGGCGCCGAAGACGAGCACGGAGAGGATGCCGGTCGTCGACTCGTCCCCGGCCACGTCGAGCGCGCTCAGGGCGTGGGTGGCGGTGACCATCGCGACGCGGTCCGCCACGCCGATGACGGTCAGCGGGATGAGCCAGAGGATCGGGCTGCGGTAGGTGAGGACGAGCAGGGCCGCGACGATCGAGGCGGTCGTGAGGAGCAGCCGGGTGTTGGCCCCCTCGAAGACGCCCGCGAGATCTGCCTGCACGGCGGCCGGCCCGGTGACCTGGGCGGTCAGCCCATCGGGCAGGTCCGCCTTGACCGTGCCTCGGAGCTCCGTGATGAGCCGGGCGGAGTCGGGTCCGTTGTTCGCGTCGACCGGCACGACCACGATGGCGGACGTCCCGTCACTGCTGGGGACGACGGGGAGGTCCGCGCCGTTGGAGACCGCGGCTGCGCGCTCCTGGACGATGGCCCGGTCCTGCTCGGTCAGCGGTTCGCCGGTGCGGCTGAAGAGCACCACCGCGGTCGACCCCTCGGCGGCGGGGAGGCGCTCGCGCAGCGCGGCCGCGGCCGAGCTGTCCGACCCGACGGGCAGCGGGTCGGTGGGCTTGGCCTGCCGGGCGGGGTCGCCCGCGATGCCCGTGACGAAACCGGAGAGGAGGAGCACGCCGAGGGCGATGGCGCCCGCCCACCAACGGGCCGTGATCCGGCGGGCAATACGGTCTGCCAAGGTCGACATCGAGGACTCCGTGGATAGCATGGGGACGAACAGATCACTCGGTACCTTACTAAGTTGGTGAGCGATATGACAGCCGGGCCCTCGCCTTCGCCCGAGATGTCCTCCCGCGTGCCCGAGTGGCGATCCACTGGCACCCTGGCCGCCCTGCAGGAGCTGCTCGACGTGGCCGGGTCAGCCCCGGAGGCGGTCGCTCGTCGCGCCGGCATCTCCACCTCCGAGGTGCACTCGATGCGCCTGCTGTCCCAGTCGCCGATGGGCCCGGTCGAGCTGGCCCGCCACCTCGGCGTCACCTCCGCAGCATCGTCGGGCGTCGTCGACCGGCTGGTCGCCCACGGTCACGCGGAGCGACGGCCCCACCCGGCCGATGGCCGTCGGACCGTGGTCGTCGTCACCGAGCAGGGACGAGCCGCGGTCATCGGCTGGCTGCTGCCGATGTTCCAGGCGCTGGCCGCCCTCGACCAGTCGCTCAGCGAGGTGGAGAGAGCCGTCGTCGAGCGCTATCTCACGGGAGCCGTCGAGGCTCTGCGCTC is a genomic window containing:
- a CDS encoding MarR family winged helix-turn-helix transcriptional regulator, with product MTAGPSPSPEMSSRVPEWRSTGTLAALQELLDVAGSAPEAVARRAGISTSEVHSMRLLSQSPMGPVELARHLGVTSAASSGVVDRLVAHGHAERRPHPADGRRTVVVVTEQGRAAVIGWLLPMFQALAALDQSLSEVERAVVERYLTGAVEALRSLL